Proteins encoded in a region of the Candidatus Nitrosomarinus catalina genome:
- a CDS encoding zinc-ribbon domain-containing protein, producing MSSELRLKKLRGSGGYVMATVTDEQQMKGNLGGPDLFLAPIGRLDGDKITKHFCNTCEKEFEGPPKIEFENPNEEVAENLVLAERGQYICNSCNASIAEYREFKKPNEEGEVGSAKPLDPNATTPTVETTTPTVETTTPTVETTTPTVETTQPSSSASVSSIEGRNVIDENANKIGTAKQVGIDANTQSMVLVITKNDGTEGSIPWTSIKKVGEVVLLGKPEEAAAAQPGKCSECGFINKDGSKFCEECGTKIQ from the coding sequence ATGAGTTCAGAACTTAGATTGAAAAAATTGAGAGGTTCTGGAGGCTACGTTATGGCCACAGTTACAGATGAACAACAAATGAAAGGAAATTTAGGAGGTCCAGATTTATTTTTAGCACCAATTGGCAGATTAGATGGAGACAAAATTACTAAACATTTTTGCAATACATGTGAAAAAGAATTTGAAGGTCCACCAAAAATAGAATTTGAAAATCCAAATGAAGAAGTTGCAGAAAATTTAGTTTTAGCAGAAAGAGGTCAGTATATTTGTAATTCATGTAATGCTTCAATTGCAGAATATAGAGAATTCAAAAAACCAAATGAAGAAGGAGAAGTTGGAAGTGCAAAGCCATTAGATCCAAATGCAACAACACCTACAGTAGAAACAACAACACCTACAGTAGAAACAACAACACCTACAGTAGAAACAACAACACCTACAGTAGAAACAACACAGCCAAGTTCTTCAGCTTCAGTCAGTTCAATTGAAGGAAGAAATGTCATAGATGAAAATGCAAATAAAATTGGTACTGCAAAACAGGTCGGTATTGATGCCAATACACAATCAATGGTCTTAGTAATTACTAAAAATGATGGAACAGAAGGAAGCATTCCTTGGACTTCAATTAAAAAAGTTGGAGAAGTAGTATTACTAGGAAAACCAGAAGAAGCTGCTGCAGCTCAACCAGGAAAATGTTCTGAATGTGGATTTATCAATAAAGATGGCTCTAAATTCTGTGAAGAATGTGGAACAAAAATCCAATAA